From Candidatus Poribacteria bacterium, one genomic window encodes:
- a CDS encoding HAD-IB family hydrolase, with translation MRSCAIFDLDGTIIDNSSERVFLKYLLEGGELPFRNLSQWLLDFIRFRDLRQAKANKVYLKGLDYQRIHSLAQICFTERLVERISPKVFDLIEFHRTEGRAIVILSGSLELLVRFFHEHLKTDLMIGYGLEIVEEEITGCCVGLNPYGENKAKLVQRLAETHNFDLSKSYAYGNHYSDAHKLKQVGHPVAVNPDKKLRETAIANGWQIEQFHTD, from the coding sequence ATGCGTTCGTGTGCTATTTTTGATCTGGATGGGACGATTATCGACAACTCTTCTGAGCGGGTATTCCTCAAATATCTACTTGAGGGCGGTGAGCTGCCGTTTCGTAACCTGTCCCAATGGCTCCTTGATTTTATACGGTTTCGAGATCTGCGTCAAGCCAAAGCAAACAAGGTGTATCTGAAAGGCTTAGATTATCAGCGTATCCACAGCTTAGCACAGATCTGTTTTACGGAACGCTTGGTGGAACGAATCTCGCCTAAAGTTTTTGACCTCATCGAATTTCATCGCACCGAAGGACGAGCTATTGTTATTTTATCCGGATCCCTAGAACTTTTGGTCCGGTTTTTCCATGAACACCTGAAGACGGATCTCATGATTGGCTATGGGCTAGAAATCGTTGAAGAAGAAATCACAGGGTGCTGTGTGGGTTTAAATCCTTACGGCGAGAATAAAGCCAAATTGGTTCAGCGACTTGCTGAGACACACAATTTTGACCTGAGTAAATCTTATGCCTATGGGAATCACTATTCGGACGCACACAAACTCAAGCAGGTTGGACACCCGGTCGCCGTTAATCCCGATAAGAAACTACGCGAAACCGCCATCGCCAACGGCTGGCAGATTGAACAGTTTCATACAGATTAA